The Pecten maximus chromosome 12, xPecMax1.1, whole genome shotgun sequence genome includes a region encoding these proteins:
- the LOC117338766 gene encoding homeobox protein HMX3-A-like, with protein sequence MSGDEDSPNREPMETERKASKSFFIDDILTKDTESDARRKSTESSYSPYKNFGSYGQRSPCDSCYENSSTCVCRSCQELREHVPPPSYVTGETTSRVTITDSKHAETCSAKLQNELGSPNSSPHTNSSTKLKKKTRTVFSRAQIFYLEAAFDAKRYLSSAERAELALTLHLSETQVKVWFQNRRNKWKSQMAEDNKFPNHQEPNHLFPGHPLAPRCHMGLGPIPPSPHLLSHPMLYF encoded by the exons ATGAGTGGTGACGAGGATTCTCCTAATAGGGAACCAATGGAAACGGAACGGAAAGCAAGCAAATCATTCTTTATAGACGACATTCTAACCAAAGACACGGAATCAGACGCCAGACGTAAGAGTACGGAATCCAGCTACAGTCCGTACAAGAACTTTGGGTCCTATGGCCAGCGATCTCCATGTGACAGCTGTTATG AAAACTCTTCAACCTGTGTCTGTCGGTCCTGTCAGGAGTTAAGGGAGCACGTGCCACCGCCCAGTTACGTAACCGGGGAAACGACGTCACGTGTGACTATAACGGACTCCAAGCACGCGGAAACGTGCAGCGCCAAACTTCAGAATGAACTTGGTTCTCCAAATAGTTCTCCACATACAAACAGTAGTACCAAATTGAAGAAAAAGACAAGAACAGTTTTCTCAAGGGCTCAGATATTTTATCTGGAGGCCGCATTTGATGCTAAACGCTATCTGTCTAGTGCTGAGAGGGCAGAATTAGCACTTACTCTCCACCTATCAGAAACACAAGTGAAAGTTTGGTTCCAAAACAGGCGTAACAAATGGAAATCACAAATGGCGGAAGATAACAAATTCCCTAATCACCAGGAACCAAACCATTTGTTTCCTGGTCATCCATTGGCTCCAAGGTGTCACATGGGTTTGGGACCAATTCCTCCGTCGCCACATCTGCTGAGCCATCCTATGTTGTACTTTTAA